In Synergistales bacterium, a single window of DNA contains:
- the kdsB gene encoding 3-deoxy-manno-octulosonate cytidylyltransferase produces the protein MKTLAVIPARYASTRLPGKPLVSICGVPLVVRVLLQMQACPSVDRVLVATDTEAIREAVETAGGEAVMTPADLATGGDRVACVAERLEEQYDLILNVQGDDALVASDLVEPLIASFAPQEAPLGVLVREIEQEADREDPNVVKVVFGASMQALYFSRCPIPYPRGTGVAWYKHMGPYIFRPWFLRRFTALPATPLERAESLEQLRVLEHGYGIHCTRAPRDSISVDTAEDVAACEAYIERNGDPLAGREA, from the coding sequence ATGAAGACGCTGGCGGTGATACCGGCGCGTTACGCCAGCACCCGGCTCCCCGGCAAGCCTCTGGTTTCCATCTGCGGCGTGCCGCTGGTGGTGCGGGTCTTGCTGCAGATGCAGGCCTGTCCTTCTGTGGATCGGGTGCTGGTGGCCACCGACACCGAGGCCATCCGTGAGGCCGTCGAAACGGCCGGAGGCGAAGCGGTGATGACCCCCGCGGATCTCGCCACGGGGGGGGATCGGGTGGCCTGTGTGGCGGAACGCCTGGAGGAGCAGTACGACCTGATCCTCAATGTACAGGGTGACGACGCCCTGGTGGCGTCCGACCTGGTGGAGCCCCTCATCGCTTCCTTCGCCCCGCAGGAGGCTCCGCTGGGCGTCCTGGTCAGGGAGATCGAACAGGAAGCGGACCGTGAGGACCCCAACGTGGTGAAGGTGGTCTTCGGGGCCTCGATGCAGGCGCTCTACTTCAGCCGTTGTCCCATCCCCTATCCACGGGGGACCGGTGTTGCCTGGTACAAACATATGGGGCCCTACATCTTTCGCCCCTGGTTTCTCCGGCGGTTTACCGCCCTGCCGGCCACCCCGCTGGAGCGTGCCGAAAGTCTGGAACAGCTGCGGGTTCTGGAACACGGCTACGGTATCCACTGCACCCGGGCGCCGCGGGACAGCATCTCCGTCGACACCGCCGAGGATGTGGCGGCCTGCGAGGCCTACATCGAGCGCAACGGCGATCCGCTCGCCGGAAGGGAGGCGTAA
- the lpxK gene encoding tetraacyldisaccharide 4'-kinase, which yields MGRLQRHFLDYASGRVHHSPWCLMAPLGWIVDGCSRIRNACYDHGLLSQREPILPVISVGNLTLGGTNKTPFVAFVVTALRETGLRVGIVSRGYSGTAAGVAVISGGKGKRSEVGDEPLLLSASFPSVPVAVAVDRMAAVAALAEEGCDIVVADDAFQHRKMDRDLDIVLVDATCPFGNGRLFPAGVLRERPAALRRADLVVLTKTDLVEPPALDAIKRRVRRYVPEERLFCSRLEFAGWKQWGGDSHAAPHLGTPVWVFSAIGSPDSFQTTLERRGVRIAGTTFFRDHHRYTAWDLRSLERSAGNAGCGALVCTEKDLFNLPGDLRLSFPLWYPRVQATAEDEGRFLKQALQQLRPRYIVASNGYGEDAIGAQLARTLRRRLPEAAVEGFTLVGRGEAYRNEGIPLRSPPAETPSGGVLKYSLRALLQDLRSGLLRQIARQLRAWKALRGRTGMVVCVGDVYLLLHTLWGQGKNPLLVATAKSERLGGYWRLERWLLRRRTPLVWTRDRETRDDLIAADVPTRYRGNPVMDLVTEEAEGHPPEWPGGSGRRVLLLPGSRRRALQDLGLLLETAAELQARVSTTFVMVRAPTISLDEVLRTAAGMGWRGDDGRLSNAAGVSITLCGGSVARAAREAEIVIGLGGTANQVCAGLGLPVVSIREKGKEVQKKLLRDAEVLVPRSARRLAVETAAILGDPERFRAMARSGRTQMGGPGTLDDVADYLAGDLGGAVRCRVFRRLKIWERGDEP from the coding sequence GTGGGTAGGTTGCAGCGGCACTTCCTGGACTATGCCTCCGGAAGAGTCCACCATTCTCCCTGGTGTCTGATGGCACCTCTGGGATGGATCGTGGATGGCTGCTCGCGGATCCGCAACGCCTGTTACGATCACGGACTCCTCTCCCAACGGGAACCGATATTGCCGGTGATCAGCGTCGGCAACCTCACCCTGGGGGGCACCAACAAAACGCCCTTTGTGGCCTTTGTGGTGACGGCTCTCCGGGAAACGGGGCTGCGGGTCGGAATCGTCAGCCGCGGATACAGCGGCACGGCGGCCGGGGTTGCGGTGATCAGCGGCGGAAAGGGGAAGAGATCGGAGGTGGGCGACGAGCCTCTGCTGCTTTCCGCCTCCTTTCCATCGGTCCCGGTGGCTGTGGCGGTGGACCGGATGGCGGCGGTGGCCGCCCTTGCCGAAGAGGGCTGCGACATCGTCGTGGCGGACGACGCATTCCAGCACAGAAAGATGGACCGAGACCTGGACATCGTCCTTGTGGACGCCACCTGTCCCTTCGGCAACGGCAGGCTCTTCCCTGCGGGGGTGCTCCGCGAGCGTCCTGCGGCGCTGCGGCGCGCCGATCTGGTTGTGCTGACCAAGACCGATCTCGTAGAGCCTCCGGCGCTTGACGCGATCAAACGTCGGGTGCGTCGGTATGTCCCCGAAGAACGGCTTTTCTGTTCGCGACTGGAGTTCGCCGGCTGGAAGCAGTGGGGCGGCGACTCCCATGCCGCGCCGCACCTCGGGACGCCTGTCTGGGTCTTCTCGGCCATCGGCAGCCCCGACAGCTTTCAGACGACTTTGGAGCGGCGAGGGGTGCGCATCGCCGGAACGACCTTCTTCCGGGACCACCACCGGTATACCGCCTGGGATCTGCGCAGCCTGGAGCGATCCGCAGGGAATGCGGGCTGCGGTGCACTGGTCTGCACGGAGAAGGATCTCTTCAACCTGCCGGGCGATCTGCGGCTCTCGTTCCCTTTGTGGTATCCCCGGGTCCAGGCGACGGCAGAGGACGAAGGCCGCTTTCTCAAACAGGCGCTGCAGCAGCTCCGTCCCCGCTATATCGTGGCCTCCAACGGCTACGGAGAGGACGCCATCGGGGCGCAGCTGGCCCGGACACTCCGGCGCCGCCTTCCCGAGGCGGCGGTGGAGGGCTTTACCCTGGTCGGCAGAGGCGAGGCCTATCGGAACGAGGGGATCCCCCTGCGTTCGCCCCCTGCGGAGACCCCCAGCGGCGGTGTCCTCAAATACAGCCTGCGGGCGCTTCTGCAGGATCTCCGCAGCGGCCTGCTCCGGCAGATCGCCCGACAGCTGCGGGCCTGGAAGGCACTCCGGGGGAGAACGGGAATGGTGGTCTGTGTCGGTGACGTCTACCTCCTGCTGCACACCCTCTGGGGACAGGGCAAGAACCCCCTGCTGGTGGCCACCGCCAAGAGCGAACGCCTCGGGGGGTACTGGCGGCTGGAACGGTGGTTGCTCCGCCGCCGTACGCCTCTGGTGTGGACCAGAGACAGGGAGACCCGCGATGACCTGATTGCGGCGGATGTGCCCACCCGCTATAGGGGGAATCCGGTGATGGATCTCGTTACGGAGGAAGCGGAAGGGCACCCCCCCGAATGGCCCGGCGGGAGCGGGCGGCGGGTCCTGCTCCTCCCGGGGAGCCGCCGCCGGGCTCTGCAGGATCTTGGGCTGCTGCTGGAGACGGCCGCCGAGCTTCAGGCGAGGGTGTCCACCACCTTTGTCATGGTGCGTGCCCCCACGATCTCCCTTGATGAGGTGCTGCGCACCGCCGCCGGAATGGGGTGGCGTGGTGATGACGGAAGGCTCTCCAACGCCGCCGGGGTGTCCATAACGCTCTGCGGCGGCAGCGTTGCGCGGGCGGCCAGAGAGGCGGAGATCGTCATCGGTCTCGGCGGAACGGCGAATCAGGTCTGCGCCGGCCTGGGTCTCCCGGTGGTGTCGATCCGGGAGAAGGGCAAGGAGGTGCAGAAAAAGCTGCTCCGCGATGCCGAGGTGCTGGTGCCGCGGAGCGCACGCCGACTCGCCGTGGAGACCGCAGCCATTCTCGGTGATCCCGAGCGTTTCCGGGCCATGGCCCGGAGCGGGCGCACCCAGATGGGCGGCCCGGGAACGCTGGACGACGTTGCCGACTATCTGGCCGGCGACCTGGGCGGTGCGGTGCGCTGCCGGGTCTTCCGGCGATTGAAGATATGGGAGAGAGGAGATGAGCCATGA
- a CDS encoding ABC transporter ATP-binding protein/permease, which translates to MILASVCGILPPWILKNVVDEVLIGKDLAVLNMLAVAMVVLYFLKALFTFGQRYLMTWAGQRVILDLRVRLYDHVQRMSLRYINGRRVGELISRVTNDVNVLQDVVTRVAVELVVQCVTVVGMLGFLVYINWKLALVALAVMPGAALLINVTSKKLRKVGHEIQEQVANLASLAQQAIASLRIVHAFATEDQELERFRIQNNINFRALMRGTRLDAALGGAVEVVVVIALSIILWLGGRFVVEGALTPGELIAFLGYLGLLVHPIRIVARSIGKIQQGLASGDRIFSLLDSPSEIASPRNAVTLPRLSGEIRFQNVHFAYESEQWVLSGVDLHVRAGETVAIVGVTGSGKSTLADMVPRFFDPQIGGVSVDGYDLRDVDLHSLRRQIGIVPQDPVLLKGSIGFNIGYGLPEVRSEQLEEAARIAGIHEFIASLPRGYLTEVGERGVTLSGGQRQRIAIARAIIRDPAILILDEATSSLDAAVEVQIQSAMQKATEERTSLVIAHRLSTVRGADRIVVLQEGAVIEEGTHGELMRCGGVYNGLYRLQLGHAEEAETEEPEGRKGVPTTGG; encoded by the coding sequence CGCGGTCCTCAACATGCTGGCTGTGGCCATGGTGGTGCTGTATTTTCTGAAGGCCCTCTTCACCTTCGGCCAGCGGTACCTGATGACCTGGGCGGGGCAGCGGGTGATCCTGGATCTCCGGGTCCGCCTCTACGACCATGTGCAGCGGATGTCGCTGCGCTATATCAACGGCAGGCGCGTGGGCGAACTGATCTCCCGGGTGACCAACGACGTGAACGTCCTCCAGGATGTGGTGACCCGCGTCGCCGTCGAGCTGGTGGTGCAGTGTGTCACCGTGGTCGGCATGCTGGGCTTTCTCGTCTATATCAACTGGAAGCTCGCCCTGGTTGCGCTGGCGGTGATGCCCGGTGCGGCGCTGCTGATCAACGTGACCTCGAAGAAACTCCGGAAGGTGGGCCACGAGATCCAGGAGCAGGTGGCCAATCTGGCGTCGCTGGCCCAGCAGGCCATCGCCTCGCTGCGGATCGTCCACGCCTTCGCTACGGAGGATCAGGAGCTGGAGCGCTTCCGTATCCAGAACAACATCAATTTCCGGGCCCTCATGCGGGGTACCAGGCTCGACGCGGCTCTGGGCGGCGCTGTTGAGGTGGTGGTGGTCATCGCCCTGTCGATCATCCTCTGGCTGGGGGGGCGTTTCGTGGTGGAAGGCGCCCTCACGCCCGGCGAGCTGATCGCCTTTCTGGGCTACCTCGGTCTGCTGGTGCATCCCATCCGTATCGTCGCCCGCTCCATCGGGAAGATCCAGCAGGGCCTCGCTTCGGGGGACCGGATCTTTTCGCTTCTGGACAGCCCCAGCGAGATCGCCTCTCCCCGGAACGCCGTGACACTCCCCAGACTCTCCGGGGAGATCCGCTTCCAGAACGTGCACTTCGCCTACGAGTCGGAACAGTGGGTGCTCTCCGGTGTGGATCTCCACGTGCGCGCCGGGGAGACGGTGGCCATTGTCGGGGTCACCGGCTCCGGCAAATCGACCCTGGCGGATATGGTGCCGCGTTTTTTCGATCCCCAGATCGGAGGGGTTTCCGTGGACGGCTACGATTTGCGCGATGTGGATCTCCACAGCCTCCGCAGACAGATCGGCATTGTACCGCAGGATCCCGTTCTGCTGAAAGGCAGTATCGGGTTCAACATCGGTTACGGCCTCCCGGAGGTCCGGAGCGAACAGCTGGAGGAGGCGGCCCGCATCGCCGGGATCCACGAGTTCATCGCCTCGCTCCCCAGAGGCTACCTCACCGAGGTGGGCGAACGCGGCGTCACGCTCAGCGGCGGCCAGCGGCAGCGGATCGCCATCGCCCGGGCGATCATCCGGGACCCGGCAATCCTCATCCTCGACGAGGCGACCTCCTCGCTGGACGCCGCCGTGGAGGTGCAGATCCAGTCGGCCATGCAGAAGGCCACCGAGGAGCGCACCTCCCTGGTGATCGCCCACCGGCTTTCCACGGTGCGCGGTGCCGACCGGATTGTGGTGCTCCAGGAGGGGGCCGTTATCGAGGAGGGAACCCATGGCGAGCTGATGCGCTGCGGCGGGGTCTACAACGGGCTCTACAGGCTGCAGCTCGGCCACGCCGAAGAGGCGGAAACGGAGGAGCCCGAGGGGCGCAAAGGGGTCCCGACGACCGGTGGGTAG